The stretch of DNA ACGAGCTCTTGGATAAAGTGAACTCGAGCAGCTTGAATGATGATTCCAAGTACGACATCAGTCATGAGCTGAAAGTGAAGCAGGTCCAATTCGAGAACGCGCTCGCCGAGTCGCTGGGAATTTCCGTGCTCGCTACGCTCGCTCCCGAGAAGGAACCGACGGGTCCATTTGCGCGATTCTTCCGTAATCCGGAGACGTTCCAGGTGGCGATTCCAGGCCAGCAGTTTTGGGTGAAGGTCCACACCACCAATCCGACCAATCTGCCGGTCGAGATCGAGAGCGTTTCACTCGAAACTCCTCAAGGCGACCAGTGGAACGTTACACCGGAGGGTCAGACTCGAGGCACCCTGAAATCCAATCAGTCGATAGATGTGCGCTTCACCGTGAATGTTCCCCAGAACGCCGGCTATACGCGTCCTTACTTCAGCCGTCCTGATATCGAGCAGCCTTACTACAACATCGATCAGCCGCAGTACCTCAACTTGCCGCTTGCGCCATACCCGCTAGCCGCAAAGGTGAAATTCAGTTACGAGGGAACGCCTTTTGAGCTCTCGCAGGTGGTGCAGTCGGTAAAACGAGTGACCGGACCTGGAACCGTGCTGGAGCCGCTGATTGTAGCTCCTGCAATTTCGGTCGCGCTCTCGCCTACCGCGGGCATCGTGCCGCTGAGCTCAAAGGCCTTCGATCTGACCGTAACTATCCACAGCAACGTTAAGGGCCCTGCAAAGGGCACCGTTAAGGTCGACCTTCCTGCCGGATGGAACGCGGCTCAGCAGGAATTCTCGACGGCAAAAGATGGTGATGACCAGAATCTGAAATTCCACGTTGTACCGGGACGCATCGAACAGAAGCCATACACGCTCACCGCCGTCGCTACATACAACGGGCGCGACTACAAGGAGGGCTACCACACCACGGGATACCCGGGACTGCGCCCCTACAATCTTTATCGCCCTTCTGCTTACCGAACCACCGGCGTGGACGTGAAGGTGGCTCCGGGCCTCAACGTGGGCTACATCGTCGGTGCGGGGGACGAGGTACCGCAGTCGCTGACCAATTTGGGAATCAACGTGCACTTCCTATCGTCAGGAGACCTGGCGAGCGGTGATCTATCGCGATTCAATACCATCATCCTCGGCGTACGCGCATATGCCGTGCGCGAAGATCTCAAGACCTACAACACACGCCTTCTCGATTACGTGAAAAACGGCGGCGTAGTGATCGTGCAGTACAACACGCCGGAATACGATCATGACTACGGACCGTATCCGTACAAGATGGGTTCGAACCCGGAGGAAGTAACCGACGAGCATTCCAAAATAGAAATCCTCGATCCTTCGAATCCAGTCTTCTCCTGGCCGAATCGGATAACGACTAAAGACTTCGATGGGTGGGTGGAAGAACGCGGCTCGAAGTTCCTGCAATCGTGGGACAGTCACTACGAACCATTGCTTGAAACGCACGATGCGGGACAAGAGCCGCAGAAGGGCGGCCTCGTCTATGCCCATTATGGGAAAGGCGTTTACATCTACAACGCTTATGCATTCTATCGACAATTACCCGAAGGCGTGCCGGGCGCCTATCGATTATTTGCGAACATGATCAGCCTGGGCAAGAGTCCGCAGATCGCAGGCGGACAGGGAGGACAACGTTCCGCGGCCAGGAAGCCGTAACTTTGCACACTGCGGCTCATTTGTGATCGCGAGGATCGTTCTCAATTGAGTACAGGAAGGTCTTGATCGTCTCGTCGCGGCGAGCGTTTTCATCAGCAACCCGCGTCGAGGCAGTTTCGTACAACTTCATTTGCTCTTCCGCCCGCTGCTGCTGCCCGAGATGTTGATAAATTTGCGCGAGCCGGTAATGCGCATCCGCTGAGTTGGGGTCCATGCGCGCGCAAACCTCGGATTCGCGCAGCGCATCCTGCCAGCGCTCAAGCCAGCGATACGCCTTTCCCAGTTGGCAGCGTGGAGCAGCATCGTGCGGGAGAGCTTTCGCCGAGGCGTTCAGATCGCGCACGAGTTCTTCAGCATGGGCAGTGTCGTGAGCCGCGTAATCACGATGAAAGCGAAGTGCCGCGCAGTAGAACTGAATTCTTGTCGAGTGAGGATGCGCGCTGCTGTAGTTGCAAATGCCTTTCACTGCCGCCGGATCCGGTGCTCCGCTCTCATCCATTTCAATCTGGCCGACATGCTGTAGAGCCGCGTCTGGATTGGGGGAAATAGCCGCAGAGTTCAGAAGTGTTTTGATCGCATCCTGCAAGCTGCCGGCGAAATATTCGACCATTCCCAACGCAAACTGAATACGCCACGACTCCGGATGCGACTCTTCCGCTTGCTTCAAAACGACGCGCGCAGGTTCAAAGCTCTTGTGGCGCATCAGTTCCAACGCCAGAGAAATTCGATATTTTTCTTCGCTCGGAGCCAAAGCCACGGCGGCTTCATAACTATGGACTGAGGCAAGATTGTCGCCGCGCGCCTCCTGAATGTCGCCGATCAAGTCTTCGAGTTCGGCGGTATCAGAGGTCTTTTGCAGAGCCTCGGCTGTAGCCAATGCGTCGTCGAGTTTCGCGGCTCTGAATTGTGCGAGCGCAAGATTGAACTTCAGGTCGGCGCGCGAAGGTTCAAG from Terriglobales bacterium encodes:
- a CDS encoding PIG-L family deacetylase, with protein sequence MRLRWQHISVFFIAIFAIALVSSLFIGGANAQSPTRATSAPETSAQPSEFDRGAAALWQSLQKLHTRASLLMVTAHPDDEDGGMLTYESRGQGARVALLTLNRGEGGANVMSSDYFDALGLVRTEELLAADQYYGTQQYWTRVIDYGFSKTKDESLQNWGHDRVLADVVRVVRMTRPLVITSVFVGGRTDGHGNHQTAGQMAQEAFKAAGDPSMFPEQLKEGLKPWKPIKDYARVPFARITEKGIYDYADGKYYPAEFNNYTNGTVEKGQLSTAVEIPEGDYNPLLGLTYEQVSRLGLGHQRSQNGGTGMPPAEEQMSPYHRFASLVSVPEKESTFFDGVDVSLAGIATLAQGGDASFLNSGLAQINVSVEKALHEFSAQHPEAIADTLAEGLKATNELLDKVNSSSLNDDSKYDISHELKVKQVQFENALAESLGISVLATLAPEKEPTGPFARFFRNPETFQVAIPGQQFWVKVHTTNPTNLPVEIESVSLETPQGDQWNVTPEGQTRGTLKSNQSIDVRFTVNVPQNAGYTRPYFSRPDIEQPYYNIDQPQYLNLPLAPYPLAAKVKFSYEGTPFELSQVVQSVKRVTGPGTVLEPLIVAPAISVALSPTAGIVPLSSKAFDLTVTIHSNVKGPAKGTVKVDLPAGWNAAQQEFSTAKDGDDQNLKFHVVPGRIEQKPYTLTAVATYNGRDYKEGYHTTGYPGLRPYNLYRPSAYRTTGVDVKVAPGLNVGYIVGAGDEVPQSLTNLGINVHFLSSGDLASGDLSRFNTIILGVRAYAVREDLKTYNTRLLDYVKNGGVVIVQYNTPEYDHDYGPYPYKMGSNPEEVTDEHSKIEILDPSNPVFSWPNRITTKDFDGWVEERGSKFLQSWDSHYEPLLETHDAGQEPQKGGLVYAHYGKGVYIYNAYAFYRQLPEGVPGAYRLFANMISLGKSPQIAGGQGGQRSAARKP
- a CDS encoding tetratricopeptide repeat protein, which translates into the protein MQVNRSTLGRTQNLLFVCCVLLYAASGTFASPFLQSSGIRKQPASTVGKARAALASGNPGEAIRLLSPRIQSHPQDVSARLALAQAYVAAGQDGQAQEQYENILQAAPANYSALAGLGEIYERAGDLTKAEPLLARASELSHGHAQIRTAWAAVLARMHRYPEASRALAGVPAPSSIEEAIAFHRLKAAVALGLGKPETAASEMEKALTLAPAQVTLQMATAAAELQASHWKRAETLTASLFDSTHDANVGLMLLEAQLGSNDDVSPTLQALGEISLPADQESRLRERMAELLIGHEHFTDATEELKRAIELEPSRADLKFNLALAQFRAAKLDDALATAEALQKTSDTAELEDLIGDIQEARGDNLASVHSYEAAVALAPSEEKYRISLALELMRHKSFEPARVVLKQAEESHPESWRIQFALGMVEYFAGSLQDAIKTLLNSAAISPNPDAALQHVGQIEMDESGAPDPAAVKGICNYSSAHPHSTRIQFYCAALRFHRDYAAHDTAHAEELVRDLNASAKALPHDAAPRCQLGKAYRWLERWQDALRESEVCARMDPNSADAHYRLAQIYQHLGQQQRAEEQMKLYETASTRVADENARRDETIKTFLYSIENDPRDHK